A genomic segment from Propioniciclava sp. MC1595 encodes:
- a CDS encoding energy-coupling factor ABC transporter permease has product MHIAEGFLPVAHCVAWGIASAPFVIHGARAVIQESTKNPESKLLLAAAGAFTFVLSAIKLPSVTGSSSHPTGTGAGAILFKPPVMAFLGTVVLLFQALLLAHGGLTTLGANVFSMAIAGPWAAYAVWRLVRVGKGPMELGVFLAMAVADLVTYCVTSLQLALAYPDPDLLGALAKFAGVFALTQIPLALMEGLVGVLLFRFLVKVAAPELARRGLINTAQKEAAHA; this is encoded by the coding sequence ATGCACATCGCCGAAGGATTCCTCCCTGTCGCGCACTGCGTGGCCTGGGGGATTGCCTCGGCTCCCTTCGTGATCCACGGCGCCCGCGCCGTCATCCAGGAGTCGACCAAGAACCCCGAATCAAAGCTGCTGCTGGCTGCCGCCGGCGCGTTCACGTTCGTGCTGAGCGCCATCAAGTTGCCCAGCGTCACTGGGAGTTCCTCGCACCCCACCGGTACCGGGGCGGGGGCCATCTTGTTCAAGCCGCCCGTCATGGCCTTCCTCGGCACGGTGGTGCTGCTGTTCCAGGCGTTGCTGCTCGCCCATGGCGGCCTCACGACGCTGGGCGCCAACGTGTTCTCGATGGCGATTGCCGGCCCATGGGCGGCCTACGCGGTGTGGCGCCTCGTGCGTGTTGGCAAGGGCCCGATGGAGCTGGGCGTCTTCCTCGCCATGGCGGTGGCCGACCTGGTCACCTACTGCGTCACCTCGCTGCAGCTCGCCCTGGCCTACCCCGACCCCGACCTCCTCGGGGCGCTGGCCAAGTTCGCGGGCGTGTTCGCGCTCACCCAGATTCCTCTGGCGCTCATGGAGGGGCTGGTCGGCGTGCTGCTGTTCCGGTTCCTGGTCAAGGTGGCCGCGCCTGAGCTGGCGCGCCGCGGACTGATCAACACCGCCCAGAAGGAGGCCGCCCATGCGTAA
- a CDS encoding energy-coupling factor ABC transporter substrate-binding protein, whose amino-acid sequence MRKDNPWVTPILLALLVALFALSFVLAPRPGSADEEAFGGTDAAVTAQLEEAGHEPWFTPIFEPGSGEIESGLFALQAALGAGVLGYALGNLRGRKVEREARDKAPAGS is encoded by the coding sequence ATGCGTAAGGACAACCCATGGGTCACCCCGATCCTGCTCGCCCTGCTCGTCGCCCTGTTCGCGCTCTCGTTCGTGTTGGCGCCCCGCCCCGGCTCGGCTGACGAAGAGGCCTTCGGCGGCACCGACGCGGCCGTCACCGCCCAGTTGGAAGAGGCCGGGCACGAGCCATGGTTCACGCCGATCTTCGAGCCGGGCTCCGGTGAGATCGAGTCGGGCCTGTTCGCACTGCAGGCCGCGCTGGGCGCCGGCGTGTTGGGCTACGCGCTGGGCAATCTGCGCGGCCGCAAGGTCGAGCGTGAGGCGCGCGACAAGGCCCCCGCAGGGTCCTGA
- a CDS encoding cobyric acid synthase translates to MTGLLIAGTSSDAGKSLVVTGLCRAFARRGLTVTPFKAQNMSNNSAICADGGEIGRAQCLQAQAAGVEPSTLLNPVLLKPGSDRRAHVVLRGRDAGVLEAGEYATGRAHLAESAYAAYAELAGKHDLVVVEGAGSPAEINLRERDYVNMGLARRFDLPVVIVGDIDRGGVLASLYGTWALLEPADQRLLSGYVINKFRGDQTVLDPGLAEITRRTGLPCFGVLPWLDGVWLDGEDALDIARWSAGARHREGHELRVAVLRLPRISNSTDVEALAATPGVRVDVTTDPAVAAASDLLVVPGTRATLNDLAWLRDRGLDQVVKKRHASGRPTLGICGGFEMLARTITDDIESGAGHVAGLGVLPVEFVFGERTTRRSSYRWRNLEVSGYEIHHGQVTARSGEPFLDGVRDDATFGTMLHGAFEDDAFRVAFLTHVTELAGSDWRPTPGPGYAAARETMIDTLADAVETHLDLDALLALRS, encoded by the coding sequence ATGACCGGCCTGCTCATCGCCGGCACCAGCTCGGACGCCGGCAAGTCGCTCGTCGTCACCGGCCTGTGCCGTGCCTTCGCCCGCCGCGGCCTGACGGTCACGCCGTTCAAGGCGCAGAACATGTCGAACAACTCCGCGATCTGCGCCGACGGCGGCGAGATCGGCCGCGCCCAGTGCCTGCAGGCGCAGGCGGCGGGCGTCGAGCCGTCCACCCTGCTCAACCCGGTGTTGCTCAAGCCCGGCAGCGACCGGCGCGCCCACGTCGTGCTGCGGGGCCGGGACGCCGGCGTCCTCGAGGCCGGTGAGTACGCCACCGGCCGGGCCCACCTGGCCGAGTCCGCCTACGCCGCCTACGCCGAGCTCGCCGGCAAACACGACCTGGTCGTGGTCGAGGGGGCCGGGTCGCCAGCCGAGATCAACCTGCGCGAACGCGACTACGTCAACATGGGGTTGGCCAGGCGTTTCGACCTCCCGGTGGTCATCGTTGGCGACATCGACCGCGGTGGCGTCCTCGCCAGCCTGTACGGCACCTGGGCGCTGCTCGAGCCCGCCGACCAGCGCCTGTTGTCCGGATACGTGATCAACAAGTTCCGTGGCGACCAGACGGTGCTGGACCCCGGCCTGGCCGAGATCACCCGCCGCACCGGCCTGCCGTGTTTCGGTGTGCTGCCCTGGCTCGACGGCGTCTGGCTCGACGGCGAGGACGCCCTCGACATCGCCCGCTGGTCCGCAGGGGCCCGGCACCGCGAGGGCCACGAGCTGCGGGTGGCGGTGCTCCGCCTGCCCCGGATCTCCAACTCCACCGACGTCGAGGCGCTGGCCGCGACGCCGGGGGTGCGCGTCGACGTGACCACCGACCCGGCCGTGGCGGCAGCGTCCGACCTGCTGGTCGTGCCGGGCACGCGCGCGACGCTGAACGACCTCGCCTGGCTGCGCGACCGTGGCCTCGACCAAGTGGTGAAGAAGCGGCATGCGTCCGGACGCCCCACGCTCGGCATCTGCGGCGGCTTCGAGATGCTCGCCAGGACGATCACCGACGACATCGAGTCCGGTGCAGGCCACGTCGCCGGGCTGGGCGTGCTGCCGGTCGAGTTCGTCTTCGGTGAGCGCACCACGCGGCGGTCCTCCTACAGGTGGCGGAACCTCGAGGTGTCCGGCTACGAGATCCACCACGGCCAGGTGACGGCGCGGAGCGGGGAACCATTCCTGGACGGCGTCCGCGACGACGCGACGTTCGGCACCATGCTGCACGGGGCATTCGAGGACGACGCATTCCGTGTGGCCTTCCTGACCCACGTCACCGAACTGGCCGGCAGCGACTGGCGACCGACCCCCGGGCCGGGGTACGCGGCAGCCCGTGAAACCATGATCGACACGCTGGCGGATGCCGTCGAGACCCACCTCGACCTCGACGCCCTGCTGGCGTTGAGGAGTTGA
- a CDS encoding cobalt-precorrin-6A reductase, whose amino-acid sequence MRVLVLAGTGDGQAAAQALRASGLEVVESVAGRTAAARGRAVHEGVRVGGFGGADGLAAWLREHDVGAVVDATHPFAQRMTVNAVEACTRAGVPVARWVRPSWLERPDAASWLCVPDHAAAVRGAAGKGRVLLTVGRQELAAYRELHDVVARVTEPTAGWVTPNGWELVVARGPFDAAAEHALMADRGVRVLVTKDSGGAGTAAKLDAAATLGVQVVMITRPADPDGIPRLTDTDAAIRWASAALTAGPARPRPR is encoded by the coding sequence ATGAGGGTTCTCGTGCTCGCCGGCACCGGCGACGGGCAGGCGGCGGCGCAGGCGCTGCGGGCGTCCGGGCTGGAGGTGGTGGAGTCGGTGGCGGGCCGGACGGCGGCGGCTCGGGGCCGGGCTGTGCACGAGGGCGTGCGCGTCGGTGGGTTCGGCGGCGCCGACGGGCTGGCCGCCTGGCTGCGCGAGCACGACGTCGGCGCGGTCGTGGACGCCACGCACCCGTTCGCGCAGCGGATGACGGTCAACGCCGTCGAGGCCTGCACCCGCGCCGGGGTTCCGGTGGCGCGGTGGGTGCGGCCGTCGTGGCTGGAGCGCCCCGACGCCGCGTCGTGGCTGTGCGTGCCCGACCATGCGGCGGCCGTCCGTGGGGCGGCCGGGAAGGGTCGGGTCCTGCTCACGGTCGGACGCCAGGAGCTGGCGGCGTACCGGGAGCTGCACGACGTGGTCGCCCGGGTCACAGAGCCGACCGCCGGCTGGGTCACCCCCAACGGTTGGGAACTGGTGGTCGCCCGGGGGCCGTTCGACGCGGCTGCCGAGCACGCCCTCATGGCCGACCGAGGCGTGCGCGTGCTCGTGACCAAGGATTCCGGCGGAGCCGGCACCGCCGCCAAGCTCGATGCGGCGGCGACGCTGGGGGTGCAGGTCGTGATGATCACGCGCCCGGCCGACCCTGACGGCATCCCGAGGCTCACCGACACCGACGCCGCCATCCGGTGGGCCAGCGCGGCGCTCACCGCAGGTCCAGCCCGGCCACGTCCCCGATGA
- the arsA gene encoding arsenical pump-driving ATPase — MRFLDNPPRHLFFTGKGGVGKTSIACATAVVLARRGKRVLLVSTDPASNVGQVFGTAIGNRVTAITQVPGLSAIEIDPAQAAADYREKILAPVRALLPPGEIAAITEQLSGSCTTEIASFNEFTMLLADPTETAGFDHVIFDTAPTGHTIRLLQLPGSWTSFLDQGKGDASCLGPMSGLEKNRATYRAAVQALTDPGTTRLVLVARAQTSTLSEVARTHDELSALGIRPTHLVLNGVLPPSRAGDSLHQAIRDREQQVLANLPATLTGMATDEIALKPTNMVGLPALEHLFSDDLPPGEAPEAALVGGDAPAGLSSLIDDLEAQGHGLVMTMGKGGVGKTTIAAAIAVALAERGHRVHLTTTDPAAHLSATLEAGVANLTVDAIDPEQATQAYRDRVMATKGKNLDDAGRAALLEDLMSPCTEEVAVFQQFSRAVNQARTQFVVMDTAPTGHTLLLMDATGSYHRDIMRHLDESQRARNTTPLMRLQDPGHTRIIIVTLPETTPILEAEELVEDLERAHIHPWAWVVNNSLSAAAPTSPLLVRRANNEAEHLNRVRAIAPRVAVVPLQTREPIGVPALEDLARPQEVLAAR, encoded by the coding sequence ATGCGCTTCCTCGACAACCCGCCCCGCCACCTGTTCTTCACCGGCAAGGGGGGCGTGGGCAAGACCAGCATCGCGTGCGCCACCGCGGTGGTGCTGGCCCGGCGCGGGAAGCGCGTGCTGCTGGTCAGCACCGACCCCGCGAGCAACGTGGGGCAGGTCTTCGGCACAGCGATCGGCAACCGGGTCACCGCCATCACGCAGGTCCCCGGCCTGTCCGCCATCGAGATCGACCCCGCCCAGGCAGCCGCCGACTACCGGGAGAAGATCCTGGCGCCCGTGCGTGCGCTGCTGCCCCCCGGCGAGATCGCGGCCATCACCGAACAGCTGTCCGGCTCCTGCACCACCGAGATCGCCTCGTTCAACGAGTTCACCATGCTGCTCGCCGACCCCACCGAGACCGCGGGCTTCGACCACGTCATCTTCGACACGGCCCCCACGGGGCACACCATCCGGCTGCTGCAACTGCCCGGCAGCTGGACGAGCTTCCTCGACCAGGGCAAGGGCGACGCCTCGTGCCTGGGCCCGATGAGCGGGCTGGAGAAGAACCGTGCCACGTATCGCGCGGCCGTGCAGGCCCTGACCGATCCAGGCACGACCCGGTTGGTGCTGGTCGCCCGCGCCCAGACCAGCACCCTCAGCGAGGTCGCCCGCACCCACGACGAGCTCTCCGCGCTCGGCATCCGCCCGACCCACCTCGTCCTCAACGGCGTCCTGCCCCCCAGCCGCGCGGGAGACTCCCTCCACCAAGCGATCCGCGACCGCGAGCAACAGGTTCTCGCGAACCTGCCCGCCACCCTGACCGGGATGGCCACGGATGAGATCGCCCTCAAACCGACCAACATGGTCGGCCTGCCCGCCCTCGAGCACCTGTTCTCGGACGACCTCCCCCCCGGCGAGGCGCCGGAGGCAGCGTTGGTCGGTGGGGACGCTCCGGCAGGGCTGTCCTCGCTGATCGACGACCTCGAGGCCCAAGGCCACGGGCTGGTGATGACGATGGGAAAGGGCGGCGTCGGCAAGACCACCATCGCGGCCGCCATCGCGGTGGCACTCGCCGAACGGGGCCACCGCGTCCACCTCACGACCACCGACCCCGCCGCCCACCTGAGCGCCACCCTCGAGGCCGGCGTGGCCAACCTCACCGTCGACGCCATCGACCCAGAACAGGCCACGCAGGCCTACCGGGACCGCGTGATGGCCACCAAGGGCAAGAACCTCGACGACGCCGGCCGAGCCGCCCTGCTGGAGGACCTGATGAGCCCCTGCACCGAGGAGGTCGCCGTCTTCCAGCAGTTCAGCCGGGCCGTGAACCAGGCCCGGACGCAGTTCGTCGTCATGGACACCGCACCCACCGGCCACACGCTGCTCCTCATGGACGCCACCGGCTCCTACCACCGCGACATCATGCGCCACCTCGACGAGAGCCAACGGGCGCGGAACACCACGCCCCTGATGCGCCTCCAGGATCCCGGGCACACCAGGATCATCATCGTCACCCTGCCCGAGACCACCCCCATCCTGGAGGCCGAAGAACTCGTCGAGGACCTCGAGCGCGCCCACATCCACCCCTGGGCATGGGTCGTCAACAACTCGCTCAGCGCCGCCGCTCCCACCTCGCCGTTGCTCGTCCGTCGAGCCAACAACGAGGCCGAACACCTCAACCGAGTGCGCGCCATCGCCCCCAGGGTCGCGGTCGTGCCCCTCCAGACGCGGGAGCCCATCGGCGTCCCGGCCCTCGAGGACCTGGCCCGGCCGCAGGAGGTCCTGGCCGCCCGGTAG
- the arsD gene encoding arsenite efflux transporter metallochaperone ArsD: MAVIRVFEPALCCNTGVCGTDVDESLVRFTADLNAVKGEGVDVARANLATDPGAFAANPIAVAFVQTVGSAGLPLTVVDDVTVLTGRYPTREELQQWAGVTPALRIELPLATAGGCGGSTGCC, translated from the coding sequence ATGGCCGTCATCCGCGTCTTCGAACCCGCACTGTGCTGCAACACCGGTGTGTGTGGCACCGACGTCGACGAGAGCCTGGTCCGGTTCACCGCGGACCTGAACGCCGTGAAGGGCGAGGGCGTCGACGTCGCCCGGGCCAACCTGGCCACCGATCCTGGCGCCTTCGCGGCGAACCCCATCGCGGTGGCCTTCGTCCAGACCGTCGGCTCCGCCGGCCTGCCCCTGACCGTGGTGGACGACGTCACGGTGCTCACCGGCCGCTACCCCACGCGCGAGGAGCTGCAGCAGTGGGCGGGCGTCACACCGGCGCTGCGCATCGAATTGCCCCTGGCCACCGCCGGTGGTTGTGGCGGCTCCACCGGCTGCTGCTGA
- a CDS encoding helix-turn-helix transcriptional regulator → MARAALDLSNLVIEAETCATAAPDVMPAERAGCLADTFKALADPTRVRLLAHLAASPDGTACACHLPDALGISQPTLSHHLKKLAEAGLVTREQRGRWAHYTVVRNVLDVARDFLGESTEGPRCC, encoded by the coding sequence ATGGCACGCGCGGCACTGGACCTCAGCAATCTCGTCATCGAGGCCGAGACGTGTGCCACGGCGGCCCCCGACGTGATGCCCGCCGAGCGCGCCGGCTGCCTCGCCGACACGTTCAAGGCGCTGGCCGACCCGACCCGGGTGCGGCTCTTGGCACACCTGGCCGCCTCTCCGGACGGCACGGCCTGCGCCTGCCACCTCCCGGACGCCCTGGGCATCAGCCAGCCCACCCTCTCCCACCACTTGAAGAAGCTGGCCGAGGCCGGGCTGGTCACGCGCGAGCAGCGTGGGCGCTGGGCCCACTACACCGTGGTGAGGAACGTCCTCGATGTCGCGCGGGACTTCCTCGGCGAATCCACCGAGGGCCCTCGCTGCTGCTGA
- a CDS encoding energy-coupling factor ABC transporter ATP-binding protein, whose translation MKLVARDLVAGYPGHQPVLRGASVTLPSGGRIALLGANGCGKTTLLRCLSGAHQPTEGTIHRDATPLDHGRRGLRAHREAVQLVLQDPADQLFSADVAQDVSFGPLNMGLPADEVGARVADTLQRLGITHLAERATHHLSYGEQKKAAIAGAVAMRPAVLLLDEPTAGLDPVGVADMRAILDDLHADGTTLLVATHDVDFALAWAEDAAVIHDGAVTQGPVDRILADTTLVAQARLEAPGPLQLARLLGLTEHPRTIAEAAALIANRTIG comes from the coding sequence GTGAAGCTCGTGGCGCGCGATCTCGTCGCCGGCTACCCAGGCCACCAGCCGGTGCTGCGCGGCGCATCAGTGACCCTGCCCAGCGGGGGGCGCATCGCCCTGCTCGGGGCGAACGGCTGCGGGAAAACCACCCTCCTTCGATGCCTGTCGGGCGCGCACCAACCCACCGAGGGCACCATCCATCGGGACGCCACCCCGCTCGACCACGGGCGCCGCGGCCTGCGTGCGCACCGCGAAGCGGTCCAACTCGTGCTGCAGGATCCAGCCGACCAGCTCTTCTCGGCAGATGTGGCCCAAGACGTGAGTTTCGGCCCGCTGAACATGGGGCTGCCCGCCGACGAAGTCGGCGCCCGCGTGGCCGACACGCTGCAACGCCTCGGCATCACCCACCTCGCCGAGCGCGCCACCCACCACCTCAGCTATGGCGAACAGAAGAAGGCGGCCATCGCCGGGGCGGTCGCCATGCGACCCGCCGTGCTGCTGCTCGACGAACCGACCGCCGGACTCGATCCGGTCGGAGTCGCCGACATGCGCGCCATCCTCGACGACCTCCACGCCGACGGCACCACCCTGCTCGTGGCGACCCACGACGTCGACTTCGCCCTGGCCTGGGCCGAGGACGCCGCGGTGATCCACGACGGCGCCGTCACGCAGGGGCCCGTTGACCGGATCCTCGCCGACACCACTCTGGTGGCCCAAGCCCGACTCGAGGCCCCCGGCCCGCTTCAGTTGGCGCGGCTGCTGGGCCTGACCGAACACCCCCGCACGATCGCGGAAGCGGCCGCCCTCATCGCGAACAGGACCATTGGGTGA
- the cbiQ gene encoding cobalt ECF transporter T component CbiQ, which yields MAHMTALDDAAWQGPWRRVRVGEKVVLSVALLTTALVAPPWPGCALVAMACLVLICGPAHVPPRTLRLAMAAPLPFLVIGGVTVAVVLGGTPTATALFTWGPLWADPATVTKGITVFSRGVAGTLSIMLLATTTPMVDLLTWLRHLRVPAALVEIASLTYRLLFVLLSSALAIRAAQTARLGRPTLATAATAMGALLVRSWTRASRLQAGLEGRGYVDDLTTLAVARRASPTFMATTALVLAGIWLAVVAVSVL from the coding sequence ATGGCCCACATGACGGCCCTCGACGACGCCGCCTGGCAGGGGCCGTGGCGGCGCGTCCGGGTCGGCGAGAAGGTCGTGCTGAGCGTCGCCCTCCTCACCACCGCGCTGGTGGCCCCGCCGTGGCCGGGCTGTGCCCTGGTCGCCATGGCCTGCCTCGTGCTCATCTGCGGACCCGCCCACGTTCCGCCACGGACGTTGAGGCTCGCCATGGCGGCCCCGCTGCCCTTCCTGGTGATCGGCGGCGTCACCGTCGCCGTCGTTCTCGGCGGGACGCCCACAGCCACCGCCCTGTTCACGTGGGGGCCGCTGTGGGCCGACCCGGCGACCGTCACCAAGGGAATCACAGTATTCTCACGCGGGGTCGCGGGCACGCTGTCGATCATGCTGCTGGCCACCACCACGCCCATGGTCGATCTGCTGACGTGGCTGCGGCACCTGCGGGTTCCCGCGGCATTGGTCGAGATCGCCTCACTCACCTACCGCCTGTTGTTCGTGCTGCTCAGCTCGGCCCTTGCCATTCGTGCCGCGCAGACGGCCCGTCTCGGACGCCCCACGCTCGCGACCGCGGCAACCGCCATGGGCGCCCTGCTCGTCCGGTCCTGGACGCGAGCGTCCCGGTTGCAGGCCGGCTTGGAAGGGCGCGGCTACGTCGACGACCTGACCACGCTGGCCGTCGCACGCCGCGCCTCGCCCACGTTCATGGCGACTACGGCGCTCGTCCTCGCCGGGATCTGGCTGGCCGTCGTGGCCGTGAGCGTGCTGTGA
- the cbiT gene encoding precorrin-6Y C5,15-methyltransferase (decarboxylating) subunit CbiT, translated as MDDWGSTPGLPDEAYEHDGLITKQHQRASAFALLRPRPGELLWDVGTGSGSMAIEWCRAAAGATAIGLERNPERADRARANVERLAPGQVEVRVGDAAVLVVDLPRPDAVFIGGGTSSGVLEACWDALRPGGRLVVHAVTVETEALLVDAFRAHGGQLVRLGVEVAEPIGRFLGWTPYRAVTQWSCSR; from the coding sequence GTGGACGACTGGGGAAGCACACCGGGGTTGCCCGACGAAGCGTACGAGCATGACGGGCTGATCACGAAGCAGCACCAGCGGGCGAGCGCGTTCGCCTTGCTGCGCCCCCGGCCGGGGGAGTTGTTGTGGGACGTCGGCACCGGCTCGGGCTCGATGGCGATCGAGTGGTGTCGCGCCGCGGCCGGTGCGACGGCGATCGGGCTGGAGCGCAACCCTGAGCGCGCTGATCGGGCCCGGGCCAATGTGGAGCGGTTGGCCCCCGGGCAGGTCGAGGTGCGCGTGGGGGACGCGGCGGTTCTGGTCGTCGACCTGCCGCGACCCGACGCGGTTTTCATCGGTGGTGGCACCAGCTCGGGTGTCCTCGAGGCGTGTTGGGACGCCCTGCGCCCGGGTGGGCGCCTCGTCGTGCATGCGGTCACCGTCGAGACTGAGGCGTTGCTGGTCGATGCGTTTCGCGCCCACGGGGGGCAATTGGTCCGGCTGGGCGTTGAGGTGGCCGAGCCCATCGGGCGGTTCCTGGGTTGGACGCCGTATCGCGCGGTCACCCAATGGTCCTGTTCGCGATGA
- the cobA gene encoding uroporphyrinogen-III C-methyltransferase, translating to MTTSAHTTPGSVTLVGGGPGDPDLLTLAGLRALQSADIILTDHLAPDVSTLVNGTEVVNVGKTPHGPATPQEEINALLIEHARAGRHVVRLKGGDPFVFGRGGEEFIACADAGVAVAVVPGVTSAVAAPELAGIPVTHRGVSQGFTVVSGHVAPDDPHCHIDWAALAQSGTTLVLLMGVRHLPAIAAALAEGGLPADTPAAVVTKAASPAMQVVRGTLATIADLAVSNSVRPPSVTVIGDVAGLDLR from the coding sequence ATGACCACCTCAGCCCACACCACTCCGGGCAGCGTCACCCTCGTTGGGGGCGGCCCCGGCGACCCCGACTTGCTCACCCTCGCCGGCCTGCGCGCGCTGCAGTCGGCCGACATCATCCTCACCGACCACCTCGCTCCGGATGTGAGCACGCTGGTCAACGGCACCGAGGTCGTCAACGTCGGCAAGACCCCGCACGGCCCAGCGACCCCGCAGGAGGAGATCAACGCCCTGCTCATCGAGCACGCCCGGGCGGGGCGGCACGTCGTACGGCTCAAGGGTGGCGACCCGTTCGTGTTCGGGCGCGGCGGTGAGGAGTTCATCGCGTGCGCGGACGCCGGCGTCGCTGTCGCCGTCGTCCCCGGCGTCACGTCGGCGGTCGCGGCCCCCGAGCTGGCGGGCATCCCGGTCACGCACCGGGGCGTGTCGCAGGGGTTCACGGTGGTGTCGGGGCACGTCGCTCCCGACGACCCGCACTGCCACATCGACTGGGCAGCCCTCGCGCAGAGCGGGACCACGCTGGTGCTCCTGATGGGGGTGCGCCATCTGCCGGCCATCGCGGCGGCGCTGGCCGAGGGTGGCCTCCCCGCAGACACGCCCGCCGCGGTCGTGACCAAGGCAGCCAGCCCCGCCATGCAGGTCGTGCGCGGCACGCTGGCCACGATCGCCGACCTGGCGGTCAGCAACAGCGTGCGGCCCCCGTCCGTCACCGTCATCGGGGACGTGGCCGGGCTGGACCTGCGGTGA
- a CDS encoding cobalamin biosynthesis protein, with protein sequence MSRALGLVLGVAADAVLGDPRRGHPVAAFGSWAATVERELYADSRSRGAAFTAVAVAPVLACGVAAERLTRRHPVAHTLATAVVTWACLGARSLAREGHAMADRLATGDLGAARAQLPNLCGRSPDGLSTDDLGRATVESLAENTNDAVVATLCWAAVAGMPGMAAHRAVNTLDAMVGHRNDRYAHFGTASAHLDDLLGWASARLTGALACAVAPLAGGIPLRAATTMLRDAADHPSPNGGWCEAAWAGALGVRLGGANTYGDRVEVRGTLGNPDWPHPSAGDVRQAARLVTAVTAAATALAATTAALVTRRTR encoded by the coding sequence ATGAGCCGCGCCCTCGGCCTGGTGCTCGGCGTCGCCGCCGACGCGGTCCTCGGCGACCCACGGCGCGGCCATCCCGTCGCCGCCTTCGGGTCGTGGGCAGCGACGGTTGAGCGGGAACTGTACGCCGACTCACGCTCACGCGGCGCCGCCTTCACCGCGGTCGCGGTCGCACCCGTCCTGGCGTGCGGTGTCGCCGCCGAACGGCTGACCCGCCGCCACCCGGTCGCGCACACCCTGGCCACCGCCGTTGTCACCTGGGCGTGCCTCGGGGCCCGGTCGCTCGCCCGCGAGGGTCACGCCATGGCAGACCGGCTCGCCACCGGCGACCTGGGCGCTGCCCGCGCCCAACTCCCGAACCTGTGCGGGCGCTCCCCCGACGGCCTGTCCACCGATGACCTGGGCCGGGCCACCGTCGAGTCCCTGGCCGAGAACACCAACGACGCCGTCGTCGCCACCCTGTGCTGGGCGGCGGTGGCGGGCATGCCAGGCATGGCCGCCCATCGGGCCGTCAACACCCTGGATGCCATGGTCGGCCACCGCAACGACCGCTACGCCCACTTCGGCACCGCCTCGGCTCACCTGGACGACCTGCTCGGCTGGGCGTCCGCCCGGCTCACCGGCGCGCTCGCCTGCGCCGTCGCCCCGCTGGCCGGCGGCATCCCCCTCCGGGCCGCCACCACCATGCTGCGCGACGCCGCCGACCACCCCAGCCCCAACGGTGGCTGGTGCGAGGCGGCGTGGGCCGGGGCGTTGGGCGTCCGGCTCGGCGGCGCCAACACCTATGGTGACCGCGTCGAGGTCCGCGGTACGTTGGGCAACCCCGACTGGCCCCACCCGAGCGCCGGGGACGTCCGTCAGGCGGCCCGCCTGGTCACCGCCGTCACGGCTGCGGCCACGGCCCTGGCGGCCACCACCGCCGCCCTCGTCACCAGGAGGACCCGATGA